AGCCAGCGCGATACGTTCTACGAAGAGGAAGATGGGGAATAGCCATGGCCGAGCCCCTGAAGATTGGCGTTCTCATTAGCGGAAGCGGCACGAATCTGCAGGCGATCATCGACGAGATTGCCGCTGGCCGCCTGAACGTGCAGGTCGTGAAGGTTATTTCCTCGCGTCCCGATGCGTATGGCCTGAAGCGTGCCGCCGAGGCCGGCATTCCCACGGTGTCGCTGAATCGCGATGTGTACGCCGACCGTGCTGTCGCCGATTCGCTCATCGTTTCGGAATTCCGCAACGCAGGGGCCGAATACGTGGTCATGGCTGGCTACATGCGTATGCTTGGCCCCATCGTGCTCGACGCGTTCCCCGACCGCGTGCTGAACCTGCATCCCGCATTGCTGCCCAGCTTCAAGGGCGCGCATGCCATCCAGGATGCGTTCGACGCGGGCGTGAAGGTTACGGGCGTTACGGTTCATTTCGCGAATGCGGAATACGACAAGGGCCCCATCATCGCTCAGCGCGCCGTTCCCGTGCGTGAAGACGATACGGTCGACACTTTGGAAGAGCGCATTCACGAAGTGGAGCATGAGCTGTATCCCTGGGTGCTTGCGCATCTGGCCGCAGGCGATATTACGGTTGCCGAAGACCGTAAGGTGCATATCGCGAACGCGTAGGCGCTTCGCTTCTCGCATCGCTTCGGGCGGTGGGGCATGGCCATTCGGCTACGCCCTGCCGCCTTTTTCTTTTCTTGCTTGACGTGGCGTCGGGAATGTCTATCCTTCAACAGGAATAGTAATTCTGCGAGGAGGTACGTTATGCGTGAAGAGGCGTTGCTGCAGATTATCAAAGCGTTGCAAGCGGGCAGGGTGCCGCAGCTTGGCGTGGAGGATTTCCCGTGCTTTGGCGCGCAGGCTACTCAGGGCAATCCGCACATTGCGCCGCAAACTGCCCAGGACATTGCCCAGGGGCTTACCGCGGCCGACATCCCCACGTTCGAGCGCGCGCTTGCCGCCATGCGTGAGGGCGAGCTTGCCTGGCTTGGCTTCAAGGTGGTCTACGACGGCGCTGCTGCTCAGGCGAATACCGACAACAACGTGACGAAGAAGTACGGCGAGCTGGGCTCTGCCACGGCGCAGGGCGGCGTATTCTTCTGCAGCGATGCGAAGGAGATTGTGGCTTCGTGGGAATACTCCCCGCGCGATACCTTCCAGATGAAGGACGTCACGCGTGGCCCTTCCATGCATACCGAGCAGTTCGAGGGGCTTACCTGGTGTTCCGTGCCTCTTTTTGGCAGCGTCCGCGTGTGGCTGCTGGGTGCCAGTGACGTGGCCTCTGAAGTGGCTGCGCTTGCCGACCATGTGGGTTTCCAGGTTACGGTCGTCGACGACGATGCCGCTTACCTGAACGAGGAGCGTTTTCCGCTTGCCGAGCGCATCCTGGTTGGCGACTTCAGCGAGCTCGATGGCATCGATGCTGCGCCCACCGATTACGTGTGCGTGCTCACGCGCGGCCATATGCATGACCCCGAGGGCTGTCTGTGGGCTACGCGCCACAATGCGCACTATGTGGGCATGATGGGCTGTGCTGGCAAGAACAACACCGTGTATGAGCTGTGCGTTCAGAACGGCATGACCGATGCCCAGTGGGAGAGCGTCAAGCGCCCCATCGGCCTGAAATTCGGTGCGAAGACCCCGGCCGAGCTGGCCATCGCCATCGTGGCAGAGCTCGTGGACGTGCGCTATCGCGAGCGCTACAGCGAAGAGGCACGCAATAAGCACGAGGCGAGCCTGGGCCGCTAGGCAGGGCATTTATGCGTGCATGAAAAAGGCCGCTCCGAATGAACTGCACCCCCGAATTTGGACTAGGAAAAGAAAGTCCGAGTTCGGGAGGTGCAGTTTCGTTTTGAAGAGATACAGCCTGGAGACGAGAGCAAGGGCGGTCGAGCTCATCGACCGAGGATATGGCAAGGGGTCGCTCTCGACAGCGCTTGCCATACCGATAAGCATTGCGGAAAAATGGACCCACACGTACAGGGCGGTAGGCAAGGAGGCGTTTCTGGGCATGGGGTCCAAGCACAGGCGTTACGACTACGAGACGAAGCTCGCCGCCGCGCGCGACTTCGTCGACCTCGGCATGACCAGGCAGGAGGTCATGTCCAAGCACGGAATCGCGAACCTGACGCAGCTGAAGAATTGGGCGAAGGCCTACCGCGAGGGCGGTCCGGAGGCCCTGAGGCCCAAGCCGAAGGGGCGGCCGCGGAAAGACGGGGGTGACCCTCCGGAACCAAGGAGCCGCGAACAGGAGCTGGAGGCGGAGAACCGCAGGCTAAGGGCCGAGGTGGCGTACCTAAAAAAACTGCGTGCCCTGGAAGCGGCAAAGCGAGCGCCTGGGAGAAATGCCAGGTGATCAGGGAGCTTTCGGGGCAGGGGCACGCGCTTGCGGACCTACTGGCCGTGTCGGGCGTTCCAGCATCGACTTACCACTACAACAAGTCGAAGCCGGCCAAGGCGCCGACCAGGCCGGAGCTTTGGGGCAAGGCGATCGAGATCTTCTCGCGCTCGCCAAACGGCTGCGGCCATCGCCAGATAGCCATGTGCCTGCGCGCCGAGGAAGGGGCGACGATCGCCGACAAGACCGTGCTCAAGATGATGCACGAGATAGGAATAAGCTGCGGCATACGCCGGGAGACGGACTACCACAAGTACAATTCCTACAAGGGCGTGGTCGGCAAGACCTTCGAGAACGTGCTGGGGCGCGACTTCGAGGCAGATGGGCCGTGGCAGAAGCTTGGCACCGACGTCACCGAGTTCAAGCAGGAATGGGGCAAGGCGTACTTCGCGCCCGTCTACGACTTCGGCAGCAAGGAGATCGCGGCGTGGTCCATATCCCAGCACCCGGACATGTCGCAGCAGAAGGAGATGCTCGACATGCTCATCCCGAAGATTCCGGACGGTGCTCACCCGGTCATGCAGTCGGACATGGGCTGGCAGTACCAGCACATAGGGTATTGCGGAAGGCTCGAGGAGGCAGGCATCGTGCAGAGCATGTCACGTAAGGGCAACTGCATCGACAACGGCGCGACCGAGCAGGTGTTCGGCCATTTGAAAGACGAGTTCTTCCGAGGCAGAAAGTTCCCCGACTTCGAGACGTTCAAGAGGGAGCTTGAGGGATACATCGAGTACTGGAACACGCAGAGGAGGCAAGTTAAACTAAAGGGACTGACCCCGGAGGAGTTCCGGAGCCAGTCCCAAGCCGCCTAGGTTCTTATTTATCGCGTCCAAGTTTTGGGGCGCAGTTCAGAAG
This genomic stretch from Denitrobacterium detoxificans harbors:
- the purN gene encoding phosphoribosylglycinamide formyltransferase translates to MAEPLKIGVLISGSGTNLQAIIDEIAAGRLNVQVVKVISSRPDAYGLKRAAEAGIPTVSLNRDVYADRAVADSLIVSEFRNAGAEYVVMAGYMRMLGPIVLDAFPDRVLNLHPALLPSFKGAHAIQDAFDAGVKVTGVTVHFANAEYDKGPIIAQRAVPVREDDTVDTLEERIHEVEHELYPWVLAHLAAGDITVAEDRKVHIANA
- a CDS encoding XdhC family protein, with translation MREEALLQIIKALQAGRVPQLGVEDFPCFGAQATQGNPHIAPQTAQDIAQGLTAADIPTFERALAAMREGELAWLGFKVVYDGAAAQANTDNNVTKKYGELGSATAQGGVFFCSDAKEIVASWEYSPRDTFQMKDVTRGPSMHTEQFEGLTWCSVPLFGSVRVWLLGASDVASEVAALADHVGFQVTVVDDDAAYLNEERFPLAERILVGDFSELDGIDAAPTDYVCVLTRGHMHDPEGCLWATRHNAHYVGMMGCAGKNNTVYELCVQNGMTDAQWESVKRPIGLKFGAKTPAELAIAIVAELVDVRYRERYSEEARNKHEASLGR
- a CDS encoding helix-turn-helix domain-containing protein, with product MKKAAPNELHPRIWTRKRKSEFGRCSFVLKRYSLETRARAVELIDRGYGKGSLSTALAIPISIAEKWTHTYRAVGKEAFLGMGSKHRRYDYETKLAAARDFVDLGMTRQEVMSKHGIANLTQLKNWAKAYREGGPEALRPKPKGRPRKDGGDPPEPRSREQELEAENRRLRAEVAYLKKLRALEAAKRAPGRNAR
- a CDS encoding IS3 family transposase, whose product is MIRELSGQGHALADLLAVSGVPASTYHYNKSKPAKAPTRPELWGKAIEIFSRSPNGCGHRQIAMCLRAEEGATIADKTVLKMMHEIGISCGIRRETDYHKYNSYKGVVGKTFENVLGRDFEADGPWQKLGTDVTEFKQEWGKAYFAPVYDFGSKEIAAWSISQHPDMSQQKEMLDMLIPKIPDGAHPVMQSDMGWQYQHIGYCGRLEEAGIVQSMSRKGNCIDNGATEQVFGHLKDEFFRGRKFPDFETFKRELEGYIEYWNTQRRQVKLKGLTPEEFRSQSQAA